ATAAACTCAACGTTGATGatctacagtttgaaaaaggcACTTTTGATGGAACCATGGCTTATGCACAgaacaaggtatttttttctacAGTGCTGTACATTAGTGATTGCAGTTATtatagtttttttgtttattaaacacAGTAATAGTATTTTACTGTCATCAAACACGTTCTCTGATTTAATATCTGGCTTTTAGATCACTGTGAAAACCCTTGAGCCCACTTTTTTGCACACTGATAGACAGTAAAGTTCACAATTTCTTTGATAATATTAAAAGTTGTCTAGGTCTTGATGTTTCAAAGCATCATACTATCACCACTGTATTTGCTTCTTacctaacaataaataaaatatattgtttgtttgtttattaggattgtaacatcatgttttacactttggttacatacatgacaggaacggtagttactcattacacaagattcatcagttcacaatattatatcaaacacagtcatggacaatttagtatctccaattcacctcacttgcatgtctttggactgtgggagaaaaccagagcacccggaggaaacccacacagacaccgggagaacatgcaaactcctcacagaaaggacccagaccgcctcacctgggtatcgaacccaggaccttcttgctgtgaggcgacagtgctacccacttagccataaataaaacatataaacatatattcTAAATACACAAATCTGATTCAATTAGTTAGGGATCATATACTTTTATCTGCAAACATGAAACATGCACCGTTTAATTAGCAGTAGTTTCCTCTATGCTACTCTCCCTTTATCAGCCAAGTTAACTTGGTGACAAGGGTGTTTTTGGCATTTAAGTCttacaaattacacaattacTATAATGAATTGATTAATAATTTGTAACATGTTCTTTTAGTTTGAAAATGCAGATGAATAGCTGCTGATGTTTCTCTCTTTGTAAATATTTGTGTAACCAGAGGCAGCAGGTGGTTATAACAGAAAGATGGGCTGCTCAACACAAAGAGATCCATTTCTCTTCTATGCACCCAGGCTGGGCAGATACACCAGGTCTGTAAGTCTGGCTTCTTCAGGTTAAAAAGCTGAAAGCTACTCATCTATATGTTTGCTCCTAAGCAATTGAATTATAACATGAGAGTCAGTTGCAACTACTTTTGTATGGATATAATTTAGCACCCCCTCACTTTTAAATTAGCCAGACTTCTAGATGATAGCAGTTAGCATCTGTTAGGTTAGCACTAGAGCCGATACTGCATAAAGCAAGACAGTGTCTAAAATGTCCAATGAGCAGATGTGAAGTCAGTAGTCCATTGTTTATCCTTTATCTTTTTTATCTGGTAATAATTACTTAGGTTAGGTGGGACCATAAGACAAAGGCTTTGTCCCAAATAGCAATCTACACACTTTGGTAATGTAATCGAGATAAATCTCATGAATCTAATGTCCGTGTTTATAGCGGAGAAATGTTTTTGTCCTCATTTCACCTGGTTTCATTATACAAGCTGTTGCCATTTACAAGAACGATATCATGCAACAAGCAGCAGTCATGATTGGGGTGTAGGcactttttaaagaaaagaaaaaaagtatgGGACATTTGAACGGAAAACATCCCTGTTTATACTTTTGGCTTATCAACCAGCAAGTGGTACACCTACAGAATCCTGAGCACTGATTCTCAGACAGGTGTGGCACATCAGATTTTACACTGTGCACCCAGACTAACGATAGAAGGAAGGAAAAGTTAGAAGGAAGGCCACTGAAAAGAGTTGCAAATGagctgaaagcagcaggaacaacaattACACAAAATATGAAGCACAGAGATGCTAATGTATTCATTAATTTGCTCACTTTTGGAACAGTATTCTTTCACCTTGTGTGAAAAACAGCCAATtgtgttcatgtagccacccaacCCAGCcgtgtggcagagctgagattcaaaacaaTGTGTTCAAAAtcttagctctggtgtgctagcatgttttaccgctgcactacctgagcaGCAAAGGGTTGCATTTATGATCTTATATCAATGCTTTAAActatacatttaaaacagaacACTGTTTTTGTGAATTTTAATTGGATTAAAAAAGTGTTTGAACACCTTCTGGATGTTTGGCTAACActttttttcttcatgtttAGATCATGTTAattgtgtaaatataaacacaatgattaatttaataacaggcttttttattattttgagcAGCAGTACAGTCATCCATGCCTGATTTCTACCACAAAATGAAAGACAAACTACGTACTGAGGCACAAGGAGCAGATACAGTGGTTTGGTTAGCAGTGTCCAAAGCAGCTGTGGGGCAACCCAGCGGCCTCTTCTTCCAAGGTCAGTGACATTTCTTGCTTTAGAATATATCCTTTACTGAATTCTAACAGTGAATACAggtaaatatacataaaaaatgCTACCCCCAAAGTCTGTACCTGCTAGCTCAGTCGCACACCAGGTAGTGTGGATGCTGCAGTTTTATGGACTCGGATTcttgttgttttgcactgataAGGAAGGATTAATGAATGAGTTGGGTTTTAATCTAATGTATCTATGATCTTGTTCTGGCTGCAGACAGAAAGTCGGTTGCCACACATTTGCCGCTGGCCTTGACCAAGTCCTCTCCTTCTGACACCGATGAGCTCATGAAAGCACTGGAGGAGCTTGCTGCCAAGTTTAAACCTTGACTGTTGACCTCTTTTAGGTCCCTTAATAAGGACACGTGGACTAAACACTCATCTGAAGCTGACTGCAGTGTGCTGTACAGACAGGCTTGAGAGTTTTAGTTTATAACGAAATGTTTTTTTTGATCAGTTATTAAACTAacacaaattgtatttttttaggaAAGGTATGATCATGTCTTACTAAAAATATGAATTCTTTAAAGTACAATATCGAACAATTAGATCACTTGATTACTTGAGGTTAGGTTTTTTAAATGGTATTATATAATTAACCTATCCAAGGTTACCAAAAGCTTACCATATGTTGCCATATGATTTACGCTAACTTTAAAGTATTCAAAACACCTAATGaattataatataatgaattacaCTTATGTTTACATTTGATACGAAGAAGCACAAATTCATACAgacagtttaaaatgttttagaaaGGCTGTTGTCACATAGTATGAGCAAACTTCATAGTAATGGCCATGATTTTGTAATATGTCCACATGTTTAGTATAGCATTAACTGAGTAATACATAGTAATAGCTTTAGCAGTTAAATCTTACAGTTATATGTCTCTTAATATCTAAAGGTTTGTCACtactcactgtactgtacaagtACTGATTTAATTATTCTGATAAGAATATATGTTTTGCATATGTTtcataaatcaaataaataaacaatatttgtAGCAGATTTTCTTGTCAGTAAATGCTAAATTACACCAAAGGAAAGCAAAATTACAGAAAAATCACAATTAATGTAAGATGCTGAATTAACTGGCTTGGAAGGTAGTACATGACAGCAGGGTAAACTACAGATCCAAtgtaaaaagaacagaaaatacAGATATTAACAGTAAGCTAAAGGTGCATAAACATGTTTGAGGATTATATGTCTTGGTTTCAGTTACAATTTGCTTTCAAGCTGCAGTGAAAAACATTTGTGCATTTTGCAACATCATTTGCCCAGCGCATGTAACAGTCAAGTAGGTTGTGGCATCAATATGCAATGATCTCAATACCTTTTACATTCATACCTAAAGCTTTTCAGTGCACCATACAGCAGTGTATTTTATACACAAAAATTACGTAGTGCAGCTTTAAggaaaaacatttttacacCTCCACCAACAAAATAATTTATCTAGGTCAGATGAAAgacctttgtcatatatacatatagacgtgtacagtacaaagaaatgcatttttatccCAGCATATCCCAGCATGTTTGGGGTCAGGATTCAAACCAAcagcctttcagttgatagtctAAAACTCATGAGGCTAATGAGAATCTTTTACCAGAAGGGCACATAGTTTTTAGGACCCAGTCATCAACCCACCTTCTTCCCTCTTTTTTCCACCAGTGCTTCACATCTGCATGACCTTGTCATCATTAAAGCAGTCAGAAGAAATGTATGTTTATGTAACTTTTACAATtaaatacaatgaaattaaatacattGAAATATAAGGGGTAcgatttttaatgttatgtacatctaatttcaatcctctgtatgtcctgtacatattgcagttttgacaataaagcaactttGACTTTGGATCTGATTTCTGATTTTTAACCCTTATGTTTGAATTTTAATCATTCAGGCACGTGTTTCAGTTTTTGCCTTTACGTAGTCATTTGCCCAGTTTATAATTTGTATTAGCGCATCCATCATCAGACAGTTTATCTTCTCATTTATGTGAGTCTCCTTACTATAGTTGATCAGAGGGAAGATGTTGTTTGCAGGGACACCCACTATATTACTGCATTCATGTATCTggatacacagaaaaaaaacttttatttaattcctTGTTAAAAATACCATCACCATCTCACAATAGCAAACAAAAACTCACTCTATCCCGGATCTTCTTGCTCATGTAGACTTTCTGCAGATCTTCTTTGGTAAGTGGGCATATGCAATCAATTTTGGTCAAGAAAACCACTTGTGGAAGTCCTAAAGTatagaaaagaaaagaacactTTGATCACATTTGAGTGTATAATTGTTAAGGTAATAACAGTCCTTTATAAAGAATTTAATACATGTACatatttttcttaaataaaccccaaatcagaaaaagttgtgacagcATGGAaatagcaaataataaaaaaaacacagagtttcctacatttacttttgacttttatttgattgcagacaggatgaacctgagatatttcatgttttatctgctcaacttcatttcatttattaataaacatccattcctgcatttcagacctgcaacacattccaaaaaaagttggtacagtaaagcatttacctctgtaatgttgctattctttttcaccacacttaaaagacgttttagcaccgtggagaccaagtgatttagtgtttcagcttttattttgtaaacacgtcttaagatgtgcaacagtatggggtcgtcattgacacattttttctttaaaaattctctattggtgactgcaggcaggccagtccagtacctgtccCCGCTTCTTTatgcctttataatgtgtgcagcatgtggttttgcattgtcttgttaaaaaatgcatggacgtccctggaaaaggcagcagatctcaatgtacttttgtgCATTaatgccatcacagaagtgttaatgacctttgccaagggcactgacacagaccctggcttttggacttgtagctgataacagtctggatggtccttttcatctttggtccggagcacacggcgtctattttttccaaaaaagatctggaatgctgattaatctgaccacaatacatgtttccactgtgtgatggtccatcctagatgcccctgagcacagagaagtcgacaccgcttctggacatggttaacataaggcttcttttttgcacagtacagttttaaatggcatttgtgcatgtaactcgttattgtagtgcttgacaaaggtttgccaaagtaatcctttgcccatgtggttatatcagctattattgagtggcggttcttgatgcagtgccgtctgagggatcgaagatcacgggcgttcagcttaagcttgtgcccttggcctttacgcaccgaAATTCCTCcggattccttgaatggtttaatgatattatgaactgtagagggagaaatatgcaatcttctttgaggttcattgtttgtaaacattttaataattttctcacacatttgttgatcatctttgctcatcaaagactcagcctttcctggatgctgcttttgtaccaaaccaagATTACAATTACTTGTTGACATCAccaaaatcgcatcattatttagttttttttttacctcattactagccataaattgcccctgtcccaactttttttggaatgtgttgcaggcctgaaatgcaggaatggatgtttattaataaatgaaatgatgttgagcagataaaacatgaaatatctcaggttcatcctgtctgca
The Trichomycterus rosablanca isolate fTriRos1 chromosome 12, fTriRos1.hap1, whole genome shotgun sequence genome window above contains:
- the dhrs12 gene encoding dehydrogenase/reductase SDR family member 12 isoform X2, whose amino-acid sequence is MSSPRGVWEFASDFTKNHSVNVLINNAGCMVNQRELTEDGLEKNFATNTLGSYILTTAMIPALKNSEDPRVITVSSGGMLVHKLNVDDLQFEKGTFDGTMAYAQNKRQQVVITERWAAQHKEIHFSSMHPGWADTPAVQSSMPDFYHKMKDKLRTEAQGADTVVWLAVSKAAVGQPSGLFFQDRKSVATHLPLALTKSSPSDTDELMKALEELAAKFKP